A stretch of the Enterobacter mori genome encodes the following:
- a CDS encoding YfiR family protein, with product MRNLFLISLFRFTLVIMLLFTAGPATAAPFTDTDKSVRSIVSGIVSYTRWPSLSGQPKLCIYASSHFTQVLSSEDAQNQLPYTPVIVRNDREALSATCDAIYFGAESPAKQLELISQYQGRALLLISEQNPECVIGSAFCLITEQNQVRFSVNLDALTRSGVRVNPDVLMLARNKKHE from the coding sequence GTGAGAAATTTATTCTTGATCTCTTTGTTCCGATTCACTCTGGTGATAATGCTGCTCTTTACGGCAGGTCCCGCGACGGCAGCGCCGTTCACAGATACCGATAAATCGGTACGTTCGATTGTTTCCGGTATTGTGAGCTATACCCGATGGCCTTCTCTCTCAGGGCAGCCTAAACTCTGTATTTATGCTTCATCTCACTTTACGCAAGTACTCAGCAGTGAAGATGCGCAAAACCAGTTACCTTATACTCCTGTTATTGTACGTAACGATCGGGAAGCACTCTCCGCGACGTGCGATGCTATTTATTTCGGGGCTGAATCGCCTGCAAAACAACTTGAATTAATTAGTCAATATCAGGGCCGAGCGTTGCTATTAATCTCAGAGCAAAATCCTGAATGTGTTATTGGCAGTGCGTTTTGCCTGATAACAGAACAGAACCAGGTCAGATTTTCCGTCAATCTGGATGCACTGACGCGCAGTGGCGTACGCGTCAATCCAGATGTATTAATGCTCGCACGGAATAAAAAGCATGAATAA
- a CDS encoding OmpA family protein produces the protein MLKRYIAPLLLGSLALAGCQTPPGKFTPEQVAAMKSYGFNELNGDWSLGLSDKILFDKNDARLRPESETQIQTMASRLAATGLNHARMDGHTDNYGEDSYNETLSLKRANAVADTWAKGANIPRSNLTTRGLGKKYPIASNSTAQGRAENRRVAVVISTP, from the coding sequence ATGTTAAAGCGATATATCGCGCCCTTGTTACTTGGATCGCTCGCCCTGGCAGGCTGCCAGACACCGCCGGGTAAATTTACACCAGAACAAGTTGCGGCGATGAAGTCTTACGGCTTTAACGAACTGAATGGCGACTGGTCCCTGGGGCTGTCGGATAAAATCTTATTTGATAAAAATGACGCAAGACTGCGCCCGGAGAGCGAAACACAGATTCAGACCATGGCCTCGCGTCTGGCGGCAACCGGACTGAACCACGCCCGGATGGACGGTCACACGGATAATTATGGTGAGGATAGCTATAACGAAACGCTCTCGTTAAAACGCGCGAATGCCGTTGCAGACACCTGGGCGAAAGGGGCAAACATCCCACGCAGTAACCTCACCACGCGGGGGTTAGGCAAAAAATATCCCATTGCCAGCAACAGCACCGCGCAAGGGCGCGCTGAAAACCGTCGGGTTGCGGTGGTTATCAGCACGCCATAA
- the pheA gene encoding bifunctional chorismate mutase/prephenate dehydratase yields MTPENPLLDLRVKISALDEKLLALLAERRALAVEVGKAKLDSHRPVRDIDRERDLLERLIQLGKAHHLDAHYITRLFQLIIEDSVLTQQALLQQHLNKTNPHSARVAFLGPKGSYSHLAARQYAARHFEEFIESGCAKFADIFNQVETGQADYAVVPIENTSSGAINDVYDLLQHTSLSLVGELTIPIDHCVLVSGSTDLSKIETVYSHPQPFQQCSQFLNRYPNWKIEYTESTSAAMEKVAQANSPTVAALGSEAGGALYGLQVLERNLANQTQNITRFVVLARKAIDVSDQVPAKTTLLMATGQQAGALVEALLVLRNHNLIMTKLESRPIHGNPWEEMFYLDIQANLESASMQKALRELGEITRSMKVLGCYPSENVVPVDPI; encoded by the coding sequence ATGACACCGGAAAACCCGTTACTGGATCTGCGCGTAAAAATCAGCGCGCTGGACGAGAAATTACTGGCGCTGCTGGCAGAACGCCGCGCCCTCGCCGTCGAGGTGGGTAAAGCCAAGCTGGACTCTCACCGTCCCGTGCGGGATATCGACCGCGAGCGCGATTTACTGGAACGGTTGATTCAGCTCGGGAAAGCGCATCATCTTGATGCCCACTACATCACCCGTCTGTTCCAGCTCATCATTGAAGACTCCGTTCTCACCCAGCAAGCGTTACTCCAGCAGCATTTGAACAAAACCAACCCGCACTCTGCACGCGTCGCGTTCCTTGGTCCAAAAGGCTCCTATTCCCACCTGGCTGCGCGCCAGTACGCAGCCCGCCATTTTGAAGAGTTCATTGAGAGCGGCTGTGCGAAGTTTGCTGATATTTTCAACCAGGTAGAAACCGGCCAGGCGGATTACGCCGTGGTGCCTATTGAGAACACCAGTTCCGGCGCCATTAATGATGTCTACGATCTGCTCCAGCACACCAGCCTGTCGCTGGTTGGCGAGCTGACAATCCCAATCGACCACTGCGTGCTGGTCTCCGGCTCAACGGATTTAAGCAAAATTGAGACGGTTTACAGCCATCCTCAACCGTTCCAGCAGTGCAGCCAGTTCCTGAACCGCTATCCGAACTGGAAAATTGAGTACACCGAAAGCACCTCAGCGGCGATGGAAAAAGTGGCGCAGGCTAACTCCCCAACCGTCGCCGCGCTCGGCAGCGAAGCGGGTGGTGCGCTGTATGGGCTGCAGGTGCTTGAACGCAATCTGGCAAACCAGACGCAAAACATCACCCGTTTCGTGGTGCTGGCGCGTAAAGCTATTGATGTCTCTGATCAGGTTCCGGCAAAAACGACCCTGCTCATGGCCACCGGCCAGCAGGCAGGCGCACTGGTTGAAGCGCTACTGGTACTGCGCAATCACAACCTGATCATGACGAAGCTGGAATCACGTCCGATCCACGGTAATCCGTGGGAAGAGATGTTCTACCTCGATATCCAGGCCAATCTGGAATCTGCATCCATGCAGAAAGCCCTTCGCGAACTCGGCGAGATCACGCGCTCCATGAAAGTGCTGGGCTGCTATCCGAGCGAAAACGTCGTCCCGGTCGATCCGATCTAA
- a CDS encoding SMP-30/gluconolactonase/LRE family protein, with product MAEPQLLLNYTGHLPECPTWSAEENALYWADILEGEIHRYHLPTAEHTVLSFHEEVGCFALRERGGFIVAMRTGIWLTDKHGLLRRKVCDNPSNPQLARFNDGGTDHQGRFYAGTFWGPGDYNGAMLMRIDNDLTPKVIQCDIHGHNGLAFSPDKQWMFTSDTPNGVIYRTPLDEQGEPGRREAFRRFNEGEGIPDGAAMDEEGCYWSALFDGWRIARFSPQGEQLEEYRMPVRCPTMVCFGGDDMKTLFITTTRENMDAEEVAKYPLSGAIFTLPVSVAGMKKSRFIER from the coding sequence ATGGCTGAACCGCAGCTGCTGTTGAATTACACCGGACATTTGCCAGAGTGCCCGACGTGGAGTGCGGAAGAGAATGCACTCTACTGGGCGGATATTCTGGAAGGGGAGATCCATCGTTATCATCTGCCCACGGCAGAACACACCGTGCTCTCTTTTCACGAAGAGGTGGGCTGTTTCGCGCTGCGCGAGCGTGGCGGGTTTATTGTGGCGATGCGTACGGGGATCTGGCTGACCGATAAACATGGCCTGCTCCGGCGCAAGGTGTGCGATAACCCGTCCAACCCGCAGCTTGCTCGTTTTAATGACGGGGGCACCGACCATCAGGGACGGTTTTATGCAGGCACCTTCTGGGGCCCGGGAGATTATAACGGTGCCATGCTGATGCGTATCGATAACGACCTGACGCCGAAAGTGATCCAGTGTGATATTCACGGGCATAACGGTTTAGCGTTTAGTCCGGACAAGCAGTGGATGTTTACCTCAGACACCCCAAACGGCGTGATCTACCGTACGCCGCTTGATGAACAGGGCGAACCCGGCAGGCGCGAGGCGTTTCGTCGGTTTAACGAGGGGGAAGGTATACCCGACGGTGCGGCAATGGATGAAGAAGGCTGCTACTGGAGCGCGCTGTTTGACGGCTGGCGTATTGCTCGTTTTTCACCGCAAGGGGAGCAGCTGGAAGAATACCGCATGCCGGTACGTTGCCCGACGATGGTTTGTTTTGGCGGTGATGACATGAAAACGTTGTTTATTACCACCACGCGGGAAAATATGGATGCGGAGGAGGTGGCAAAGTACCCCCTCTCCGGTGCCATCTTCACCCTGCCTGTCAGCGTGGCAGGGATGAAGAAAAGTCGGTTTATCGAACGTTAG
- the tyrA gene encoding bifunctional chorismate mutase/prephenate dehydrogenase yields MVAELTALRDQIDEVDKALLDLLARRMALVAEVGEVKSKYGLPIYVPEREASMLASRRKEAQALGVSPDLIEDVLRRVMRESYSSENDKGFKTLCPSLRPVVIVGGGGQMGRLFEKMLTLSGYQVRILEKEGWGHAPELMKDAGMVIVSVPIHVTEQIIGKLPALPDDCILVDLASVKNGPLQAMLAAHTGPVLGLHPMFGPDSGSLAKQVVVYCDGRQPEAYQWFLEQIQVWGARLHRISAVEHDQNMAFIQALRHFATFAYGLHLAEENVQLEQLLALSSPIYRLELAMVGRLFAQDPQLYADIIMSSENNLALIKRYYQRFGEAITLLEHGDKQAFIDSFRKVEHWFGDYATRFQSESRTLLRQANDSRQ; encoded by the coding sequence ATGGTTGCTGAATTGACCGCATTACGCGATCAAATTGATGAAGTGGATAAGGCGCTGCTGGACCTGCTGGCGCGCCGCATGGCGCTGGTCGCCGAAGTCGGTGAGGTCAAAAGCAAATACGGCCTGCCGATTTACGTCCCGGAGCGCGAAGCCTCTATGCTGGCCTCCCGCCGCAAAGAGGCTCAGGCGCTGGGCGTTTCTCCTGATTTGATTGAAGATGTCCTGCGCCGCGTGATGCGCGAATCTTACTCAAGCGAAAATGACAAAGGCTTCAAAACCCTTTGTCCTTCCCTGCGCCCCGTGGTGATTGTCGGCGGCGGCGGTCAGATGGGCCGTCTGTTTGAAAAAATGCTGACGCTTTCTGGCTACCAGGTACGCATTCTGGAAAAAGAGGGCTGGGGGCATGCCCCGGAACTCATGAAAGATGCCGGAATGGTTATTGTCAGTGTCCCGATCCACGTGACGGAGCAGATCATCGGAAAGCTTCCTGCTTTACCGGATGATTGCATCCTGGTGGATCTGGCTTCCGTCAAAAATGGTCCGCTGCAGGCAATGCTGGCTGCGCATACGGGCCCGGTACTGGGTCTGCACCCGATGTTTGGCCCGGACAGCGGCAGCCTGGCGAAGCAGGTAGTCGTCTACTGTGATGGGCGTCAGCCGGAGGCATACCAGTGGTTCCTGGAACAGATTCAGGTGTGGGGTGCGCGACTTCACCGCATTAGCGCGGTTGAGCACGACCAGAATATGGCCTTCATTCAGGCGCTGCGCCACTTTGCGACCTTTGCTTACGGTCTGCATCTGGCGGAAGAGAACGTGCAGTTAGAGCAGCTGCTGGCGCTCTCGTCACCTATCTATCGTCTGGAACTGGCGATGGTCGGGCGCCTGTTTGCTCAGGATCCACAGCTTTACGCGGACATTATTATGTCCTCCGAAAACAACCTGGCGCTGATCAAGCGCTACTATCAGCGCTTTGGCGAAGCGATTACGCTGCTGGAGCACGGCGACAAGCAGGCGTTTATTGACAGCTTCCGTAAGGTAGAGCACTGGTTCGGCGATTACGCCACGCGTTTCCAGAGTGAAAGCCGGACGCTGTTGCGTCAGGCAAATGACAGTCGCCAGTAA
- the trmD gene encoding tRNA (guanosine(37)-N1)-methyltransferase TrmD codes for MWIGIISLFPEMFRAITDYGVTGRAVKNGLLNIQSWSPRDFTHDRHRTVDDRPYGGGPGMLMMVQPLRDAIHTAKAAAGEGAKVIYLSPQGRKLDQAGVSELATNQKLILVCGRYEGIDERVIQTEIDEEWSIGDYVLSGGELPAMTLIDSVARFIPGVLGHEASATEDSFADGLLDCPHYTRPEVLEGMDVPAVLLSGNHAEIRRWRLKQSLGRTWLRRPELLENLALTEEQAKLLAEFKTEHAHQQHEHDGNA; via the coding sequence ATGTGGATTGGCATAATTAGCCTGTTTCCTGAAATGTTCCGCGCGATTACCGATTACGGGGTAACTGGCCGGGCAGTAAAAAATGGCCTGCTGAACATCCAGAGCTGGAGTCCTCGTGACTTCACTCATGACCGGCACCGTACCGTGGACGATCGTCCTTACGGCGGCGGACCGGGGATGTTAATGATGGTGCAACCCTTACGGGACGCCATTCACACAGCAAAAGCCGCGGCAGGTGAAGGCGCAAAGGTGATTTATCTGTCACCTCAGGGACGCAAGCTTGATCAAGCGGGCGTGAGCGAACTGGCGACGAATCAAAAGCTGATTCTGGTCTGTGGTCGCTACGAAGGGATAGATGAGCGCGTAATTCAAACCGAGATTGACGAAGAATGGTCTATCGGCGATTACGTTCTCAGCGGTGGTGAGTTACCGGCAATGACGCTGATTGACTCTGTCGCCCGGTTTATTCCGGGTGTTCTGGGCCATGAAGCTTCGGCAACGGAAGATTCCTTTGCCGATGGATTGCTGGACTGTCCACACTATACTCGTCCTGAAGTGTTAGAAGGGATGGACGTCCCGGCAGTGTTACTGTCTGGAAACCATGCCGAGATACGTCGCTGGCGTTTGAAGCAGTCGCTGGGCCGAACCTGGCTTAGAAGACCTGAACTTCTGGAAAACCTGGCTCTGACTGAAGAGCAAGCAAAGTTGCTGGCCGAGTTCAAAACTGAACATGCGCACCAGCAACATGAACATGATGGGAATGCGTAA
- the pheL gene encoding pheA operon leader peptide PheL, with the protein MKHTQFFFAFFFTFP; encoded by the coding sequence ATGAAACACACGCAGTTCTTCTTCGCATTCTTTTTTACCTTCCCCTGA
- the dgcN gene encoding diguanylate cyclase DgcN has product MNKDFASTPRPTFKRTLRRISMISVIITMTFIWLLLCFASVVTLKQYAQKNLELTGATMSHSLEASLVFNDSLAANETLATLGKQGQFAVAEVLNAHQKRFAYWSWDPEDNTDTLGALVSRWLFPVPVAQPIMHNGTVIGEIRLTARDSLISHFIWLSFAVLTGCILFASAVALTITRSLHHGMVTEMQNITDVVHDVRANRNFSRRVTEGRIEEFHQFGEDFNSLLDEMEEWQLKLQAKNAQLLRTAMHDPLTGLANRAAFRNSIAALMNDSSAKANSALLFLDGDNFKFINDTWGHAAGDGVLIEVASRMVEFGDKRHQSYRLGGDEFAMVLYGVHSEREVQHICAALSQQFIRPFDLHNGQTASLSLSIGFALAWENASVEALLEQADRNMYLVKNQRTKTIT; this is encoded by the coding sequence ATGAATAAGGATTTCGCCTCTACACCGCGTCCGACGTTTAAAAGAACGTTGCGCCGGATCAGCATGATAAGCGTCATTATTACAATGACATTTATATGGTTGTTGCTGTGTTTCGCTTCCGTGGTGACATTAAAGCAATACGCGCAAAAGAATCTCGAACTCACCGGCGCCACCATGAGCCACAGCCTTGAAGCCTCGCTGGTTTTCAATGATTCACTCGCGGCCAATGAAACACTCGCCACCCTGGGTAAACAGGGGCAATTTGCCGTGGCGGAGGTTCTCAATGCCCACCAAAAACGATTCGCTTACTGGTCATGGGATCCGGAAGACAACACCGACACCCTGGGTGCGCTGGTCAGCCGCTGGCTGTTTCCGGTCCCTGTTGCACAACCGATCATGCATAACGGTACGGTGATCGGCGAAATTCGCCTGACCGCACGAGACAGCCTTATCAGCCACTTTATCTGGCTGTCGTTTGCTGTCCTGACCGGCTGCATTCTGTTTGCTTCTGCCGTTGCGCTCACCATTACACGTTCCCTGCATCACGGCATGGTTACGGAGATGCAGAATATTACCGACGTCGTCCATGACGTGCGCGCCAACCGTAATTTCTCCCGTCGGGTGACGGAAGGCCGTATTGAGGAATTCCACCAGTTTGGCGAAGACTTCAACAGCCTGCTGGATGAGATGGAAGAGTGGCAGCTTAAGCTCCAGGCGAAGAATGCCCAGTTACTGCGTACTGCCATGCACGACCCTTTAACCGGGCTGGCTAACCGCGCCGCGTTTCGTAATAGCATTGCGGCACTGATGAATGATTCATCGGCAAAGGCAAACTCGGCCCTGCTTTTCCTCGATGGGGATAACTTCAAGTTCATCAACGATACCTGGGGACATGCGGCAGGCGATGGCGTGCTGATAGAAGTCGCCAGCAGGATGGTTGAGTTTGGTGATAAACGTCATCAGTCATACCGCCTCGGCGGCGACGAGTTCGCCATGGTGCTGTACGGCGTCCATTCTGAGCGTGAAGTTCAACATATTTGTGCTGCGCTGTCTCAGCAGTTTATCCGTCCGTTTGATCTGCATAACGGGCAAACCGCATCATTGTCACTCAGCATTGGCTTCGCTCTGGCGTGGGAAAATGCCTCCGTGGAAGCATTACTGGAGCAAGCCGACCGCAATATGTACCTGGTCAAGAATCAGCGTACAAAAACAATAACTTAA
- the aroF gene encoding 3-deoxy-7-phosphoheptulonate synthase AroF gives MQKDALNNVHITDEQVLITPDQLKAEFPLSIAQEAQIEHSRQTISDIIAGRDPRLLVVCGPCSIHDPETAIEYARRFKALAEEVSDSLYLVMRVYFEKPRTTVGWKGLINDPHMDGSFDVEAGLKIARRLLVELVSMGLPLATEALDPNSPQYLGDLFSWSAIGARTTESQTHREMASGLSMPVGFKNGTDGSLATAINAMRAAAMPHRFVGINQAGQVCLLQTQGNPDGHVILRGGKAPNYSPADVAQCEKEMEQAGLRPALMVDCSHGNSNKDYRRQPAVAESVIAQIKDGNRSIIGLMIESNIHEGNQSSEQPRSAMKHGVSVTDACISWETTDALLREIHKDLNGQLATRLA, from the coding sequence ATGCAAAAAGACGCGCTGAACAACGTACATATCACTGACGAACAGGTTTTAATCACTCCGGATCAGCTGAAAGCGGAATTCCCGCTGAGCATTGCGCAGGAAGCTCAAATCGAGCACTCGCGTCAGACCATTTCTGACATCATCGCTGGCCGCGATCCGCGTCTGCTGGTGGTTTGCGGTCCTTGCTCCATTCACGATCCTGAAACCGCCATTGAGTACGCTCGTCGATTTAAAGCATTAGCGGAGGAGGTCAGCGATAGCCTCTATCTCGTGATGCGCGTCTATTTTGAGAAGCCACGTACTACCGTCGGCTGGAAAGGGTTGATTAACGATCCGCACATGGATGGCTCGTTTGATGTGGAAGCAGGCCTGAAGATTGCGCGTCGCCTGCTGGTGGAACTGGTGAGTATGGGGCTGCCGCTGGCTACCGAAGCGCTGGATCCGAATAGTCCGCAGTACCTGGGCGATCTGTTCAGTTGGTCTGCGATTGGTGCGCGTACCACGGAATCACAAACTCACCGCGAGATGGCGTCTGGCCTGTCGATGCCGGTCGGTTTTAAAAACGGTACCGATGGCAGCCTGGCGACGGCGATTAACGCGATGCGCGCTGCCGCAATGCCGCACCGTTTTGTCGGTATCAACCAGGCGGGCCAGGTGTGCCTGCTGCAAACGCAAGGCAACCCCGATGGCCATGTGATCCTGCGTGGCGGTAAAGCGCCAAACTACAGCCCGGCGGATGTCGCGCAGTGTGAAAAAGAGATGGAACAGGCAGGACTGCGCCCGGCGCTGATGGTAGATTGCAGTCATGGTAATTCGAATAAAGATTACCGTCGCCAGCCTGCGGTTGCGGAATCGGTGATCGCGCAGATTAAAGATGGCAACCGTTCCATTATCGGTCTGATGATTGAGAGTAATATTCATGAAGGCAATCAGTCATCGGAACAACCGCGTAGCGCAATGAAGCATGGCGTTTCCGTAACGGATGCCTGCATCAGTTGGGAAACCACCGATGCGCTGCTGCGTGAGATCCACAAAGATTTGAACGGCCAGCTGGCGACGCGTCTGGCTTAA
- the rplS gene encoding 50S ribosomal protein L19, with product MSNIIKQLEQEQMKQDVPSFRPGDTVEVKVWVVEGSKKRLQAFEGVVIAIRNRGLHSAFTVRKISNGEGVERVFQTHSPVVDSIAVKRRGAVRKAKLYYLRERTGKSARIKERLN from the coding sequence ATGAGCAACATTATTAAGCAACTTGAACAAGAGCAGATGAAGCAGGACGTACCTTCCTTCCGTCCAGGTGACACCGTGGAAGTGAAAGTATGGGTTGTTGAAGGTTCCAAAAAACGTCTGCAGGCATTCGAGGGCGTGGTTATCGCTATTCGTAACCGCGGTCTGCACTCTGCATTCACTGTTCGTAAAATTTCCAACGGCGAAGGCGTTGAGCGTGTCTTCCAGACTCACTCTCCGGTAGTTGACAGCATTGCTGTTAAACGTCGTGGTGCTGTACGTAAAGCTAAACTGTACTACCTGCGTGAGCGTACTGGTAAGTCAGCTCGTATTAAAGAGCGTCTGAACTAA
- a CDS encoding PepSY-associated TM helix domain-containing protein encodes MTTCTPRAAWGNLLRRLHFYVGLFVGPFIFFAALTGTLYVATPQLENALYRHALHTDSLGERQPLAEQIAVAEKTVGSGLRLHAVRPGLVEGETTRVMFADPSLGPSEHRAIFVDPISLTVLGDMTVYGTSGILPLRQNIDYLHTSLMLGDVGRLYSELAASWMWVAALGGIALWFYTRPKRRINNPFQNRRRVHVALGWTLLGGMLLFSATGLTWSQWAGGNVDKLRAEMNWLTPQVNTMLSGTPMVMDEHAEHRGHHRGMIMPEMAMDLTQFDGVLSAARKAGIDANKLEIRPASTSDRAWTVTEIDRSWPTQVDAVAVDPNTMQVMDRTRFEDFPLMAKLTRWGVDFHMGILFGLVNQLLLVAFGLALCVLIIWGYRMWWMRRPAKSATNPVQTLCQSWLALSSWGRMVTVMVSVLLGLALPVMGISLALFVLVDWLRWRAASVASLAESSVK; translated from the coding sequence ATGACTACCTGCACTCCGCGCGCGGCATGGGGAAACCTGCTGCGTCGCCTTCATTTCTACGTCGGGCTGTTTGTAGGCCCGTTTATCTTCTTCGCCGCGCTGACCGGTACGCTGTATGTGGCGACTCCGCAGCTGGAAAATGCACTGTACCGACACGCCCTCCACACGGATAGCCTGGGCGAACGGCAGCCGCTGGCGGAACAAATTGCCGTAGCGGAAAAAACCGTTGGATCAGGTCTACGTTTGCACGCCGTGCGTCCGGGGCTGGTTGAAGGTGAAACCACCCGCGTGATGTTTGCTGATCCGTCGCTGGGTCCATCGGAACATCGGGCTATCTTTGTCGATCCGATAAGCCTGACGGTGCTGGGGGATATGACGGTGTACGGCACCAGCGGGATTTTACCGCTGCGCCAAAATATTGATTACCTGCACACGTCGCTGATGCTGGGCGATGTCGGGCGGCTATACAGCGAGCTGGCGGCATCGTGGATGTGGGTCGCCGCGCTGGGTGGCATCGCCCTGTGGTTTTATACCCGACCCAAACGGCGCATTAACAACCCTTTTCAGAACCGACGTCGAGTGCATGTGGCGTTAGGCTGGACGCTGCTGGGCGGAATGTTGTTATTCTCAGCAACCGGCCTGACCTGGTCTCAGTGGGCCGGAGGTAACGTTGATAAGCTGCGTGCTGAGATGAACTGGCTGACGCCGCAGGTTAATACAATGCTCTCCGGTACGCCAATGGTCATGGACGAACACGCCGAACATCGCGGTCATCATAGGGGAATGATCATGCCGGAGATGGCGATGGATCTGACGCAGTTTGATGGCGTGCTGAGCGCTGCGCGAAAGGCGGGAATTGATGCGAACAAGCTTGAGATCCGCCCCGCCAGTACGTCCGATCGAGCCTGGACGGTAACGGAAATCGATCGCAGTTGGCCAACGCAGGTTGATGCCGTTGCGGTTGATCCCAATACGATGCAGGTTATGGACAGAACCCGCTTTGAGGATTTCCCGTTAATGGCAAAACTGACGCGCTGGGGCGTGGATTTCCATATGGGGATCTTATTCGGGCTGGTGAATCAACTGCTGCTTGTTGCGTTCGGACTTGCCCTTTGCGTGCTCATTATCTGGGGGTATCGGATGTGGTGGATGCGTCGTCCGGCGAAGTCTGCAACGAACCCGGTGCAAACGCTTTGTCAGAGCTGGCTGGCGTTGTCATCCTGGGGAAGAATGGTCACAGTGATGGTCAGCGTTCTGCTGGGGCTGGCGTTACCGGTGATGGGCATCAGTCTGGCATTGTTTGTACTTGTCGACTGGCTGCGCTGGCGAGCGGCTTCAGTCGCGTCGCTCGCCGAATCCTCCGTTAAATAA
- the raiA gene encoding ribosome-associated translation inhibitor RaiA codes for MTMNITSKQMEITPAIRQHVADRLAKLDKWQTHLINPHIILSKEPQGFIADATINTPNGHLVASAKHEDMYTAINDLINKLERQLNKVQHKGEARRAATSVKDASFAEEVEEE; via the coding sequence ATGACAATGAACATTACCAGTAAACAAATGGAAATTACTCCGGCAATCCGCCAGCACGTCGCAGACCGTCTCGCCAAACTGGATAAATGGCAAACACATTTGATTAACCCACATATCATTCTGTCCAAGGAACCGCAGGGTTTCATCGCTGACGCAACTATCAATACTCCAAACGGCCATCTGGTCGCCAGCGCAAAACATGAAGATATGTACACCGCTATTAACGATTTGATCAACAAGCTGGAACGGCAGCTCAATAAAGTGCAACACAAAGGTGAAGCCCGTCGCGCCGCAACATCGGTGAAAGACGCCAGCTTCGCGGAAGAAGTTGAAGAAGAGTAA
- a CDS encoding DUF2799 domain-containing protein yields MRSIALTLLSLFLSGCQINPYTFQPDWTSPSWFDAGKEDAMNGLPVKDNQTLADSFNDPHVDRSEYLRGYTDGQKKVCEEGFIHAWGLAGKSFPASCDTAENAAKLHESWQKGMDESMSTSRLN; encoded by the coding sequence ATGCGTTCAATTGCTCTCACGCTGTTGTCACTGTTTTTATCAGGCTGCCAGATCAATCCTTACACCTTCCAGCCTGACTGGACCAGCCCGAGTTGGTTTGATGCAGGTAAAGAAGACGCCATGAATGGCCTGCCGGTTAAAGATAATCAAACCCTGGCCGATAGTTTTAACGACCCCCATGTCGACCGGAGTGAATATCTCCGGGGTTATACTGACGGTCAGAAGAAAGTATGTGAAGAGGGTTTTATTCACGCATGGGGATTAGCAGGAAAATCTTTTCCTGCCAGTTGTGATACTGCCGAAAATGCAGCAAAACTGCATGAGTCATGGCAAAAAGGGATGGATGAAAGTATGAGTACCAGCAGACTTAATTGA
- a CDS encoding DUF2946 domain-containing protein, producing MDNVLHQHNGKRAAALTALFAILLIVVAPLISVSLQKVPMSAMPGMHHDMSMMSMDDHHGDMQHSMPVDHAEACGYCVLLAHVPGVMLALIVLLSAVLQRLRVKPPRQAVSHWHFFPWLYPDTRAPPRQSAFSL from the coding sequence GTGGATAACGTACTGCACCAGCATAATGGGAAACGCGCAGCGGCATTGACCGCGCTGTTTGCGATCCTGCTGATCGTGGTCGCGCCGCTTATCTCTGTCTCGCTGCAAAAAGTTCCCATGAGCGCCATGCCGGGCATGCATCATGATATGAGCATGATGTCGATGGATGACCATCATGGTGATATGCAGCATTCCATGCCTGTTGACCATGCGGAAGCCTGCGGCTACTGCGTGCTGTTAGCGCATGTTCCTGGCGTGATGCTGGCGCTGATCGTCCTGCTCAGTGCGGTGCTGCAAAGGCTTCGCGTTAAGCCGCCGCGTCAGGCGGTCAGCCACTGGCACTTTTTCCCCTGGCTTTACCCTGATACCCGCGCGCCACCGCGGCAGTCTGCTTTTTCCCTTTAA